A genomic window from Luteolibacter sp. LG18 includes:
- a CDS encoding LamG-like jellyroll fold domain-containing protein yields MNPSRSVCTGIRASLLVPVLAACQILPSRADYTAEILSEHPIAYYKFSDGVTAPAPKDTAVNIGSFGTPGNALYSATVTHATGGAMPGNANKAATFNGRGFALPYNAEFNSAGSFSVEMWIQPSAVPATGGLVCPTASFHENTGTGRAGWLIYQGDAATGFNFRTYNLNGSTPAVNITSGAGVTAGSWHHVVATWDSAAGVGKLYVNGALKATSAATTFAPNFDKPFTLGARSDDAFVWQGSIDEPAYYTAALSDAQVLAHYNNGVNASPPTAYNAVVAADSPLGYWRLDEPVFNPTIPVATNLGTLGAAANGGYHGGTVNVAGPDSSSGFSGMGSGNTAVSCDGIDGYVGSALSLLNDRSAFTVMGWVKRPSVSPSTRGGYFGQNDLLEFGEADAGANIEAWINATGGNVKAANVPADDSTWGFIVLTGNGTNNSLYVNGTLVGTRNATVSTYGNNAFKFNIGGGGIFNTAGDFFHGVIDEVAVFDKAVTPGRVMQLYAAAQGAVPPSSADPVLTPSGQVMEGQAFSLSVDPSGTPPFTYQWKRDGVDIPGATGTTLSVASATVNPANPQQPSVYSVSITNEVNTLTVSSSIQIVPGFVWTAAGGGTWDEGITTSWKTLTTGTPTTYGNYGFVRFDDTASSGNIALSGAISPVATTFKNNTLTYTLTGSPITGNTGVVMQGNGRTVLATDNTYTGLTDVQSGVLQIGDGTTGSIPGTNAVTITGGELRLNPAAGFTYASPTTLASGMLSFKGTGDVTTTGIINGAAGSELFDRAGTITIAARNTPGGIVTINAGTVLLDGAQQFNRMKANQTVIVNSGGILELHGVNSLPSAANSINLTLGGGRLNVVSGGSTATGVDGESHNHIGNITLNGGTIHLDYSGAGDAYDGESFQLNGDLATVGDSPSLIELNAATCTSGNSGIALAGARSFVVNDVTTSPAADLTVNVEIEDNDDGGGSLVKAGSGTLAIGYENNYTGGTTVSEGTLLVNNTSGSGTGPGTVSVQSGGTIGGSGTIGGVMTVAGTIAPGSNGAGTLGTSAVALSGTYACEVAGSASDLLLVSGDLDLTGASLSVSVLPGGFTASSYVIAQYSGSLTGTFTSVPAGYVVQYYQGPGGNQITLSQQASGGYGAWATAHAGGQAANLDFDGDGVSNGVEYFMGANGAGFTAQPAPVNGVVTWPRDPSATVTSFKIQVSDTLAAGSWTDIVPPNASIDLGNPNQVKFTMPSGAQKKFCRLVVTP; encoded by the coding sequence ATGAACCCATCCCGATCCGTGTGTACCGGTATCCGGGCCTCGCTGCTCGTCCCGGTCCTCGCGGCCTGCCAGATCCTGCCCTCCCGGGCGGACTACACCGCTGAAATCCTCAGCGAACATCCCATCGCCTACTACAAGTTCAGTGACGGCGTGACCGCGCCGGCTCCGAAGGACACGGCGGTGAATATCGGCAGCTTCGGCACGCCGGGCAACGCCCTCTACAGCGCCACGGTTACCCACGCCACAGGCGGCGCCATGCCGGGGAACGCCAACAAGGCGGCGACCTTCAACGGCCGCGGCTTCGCGTTGCCCTACAACGCCGAGTTCAACAGCGCGGGCTCGTTCTCGGTGGAAATGTGGATCCAGCCCTCGGCGGTTCCGGCCACGGGTGGGCTGGTTTGCCCCACGGCGAGTTTCCACGAGAACACCGGCACCGGCCGTGCCGGATGGCTCATTTACCAAGGCGACGCCGCCACCGGATTCAATTTCCGGACCTACAACCTGAACGGCTCCACCCCGGCGGTGAACATCACCAGCGGCGCGGGAGTCACCGCGGGCAGTTGGCACCATGTTGTGGCCACGTGGGACAGCGCGGCTGGCGTGGGCAAGCTGTATGTGAACGGCGCCCTGAAGGCGACGAGCGCGGCCACCACCTTCGCCCCGAATTTCGACAAGCCCTTCACGCTGGGAGCCCGGTCCGACGACGCCTTCGTCTGGCAGGGAAGCATTGATGAACCAGCCTACTACACCGCCGCCTTGAGCGACGCCCAGGTCCTGGCCCACTACAACAACGGGGTGAACGCCTCGCCGCCCACGGCCTACAACGCGGTGGTGGCGGCGGACTCTCCGCTTGGCTACTGGCGTCTCGATGAGCCGGTGTTCAATCCCACGATCCCGGTGGCCACCAATCTGGGTACACTCGGTGCCGCGGCGAACGGGGGCTACCATGGCGGGACGGTGAACGTGGCCGGCCCGGATTCTTCCTCCGGATTCTCCGGCATGGGATCGGGCAACACCGCCGTGTCCTGCGATGGGATCGATGGCTACGTGGGCAGCGCCCTGAGCCTGCTCAACGACCGTTCCGCCTTCACCGTGATGGGGTGGGTGAAACGCCCCAGCGTCTCGCCCTCCACGCGCGGTGGTTACTTCGGGCAGAACGATCTCCTCGAATTCGGCGAGGCCGATGCCGGGGCGAACATCGAGGCCTGGATCAACGCGACCGGCGGCAACGTCAAGGCGGCCAACGTGCCTGCCGACGACTCGACCTGGGGCTTCATCGTGCTGACCGGTAATGGCACCAACAATTCGCTCTACGTGAACGGCACGCTTGTGGGGACACGCAATGCCACCGTGTCCACCTACGGCAACAATGCCTTCAAGTTCAACATCGGCGGTGGCGGAATCTTCAACACCGCGGGAGACTTCTTCCACGGCGTGATCGACGAGGTGGCGGTCTTCGACAAGGCGGTCACTCCCGGTCGCGTGATGCAGCTCTACGCGGCGGCGCAGGGAGCGGTGCCGCCCAGTTCCGCGGACCCTGTGTTGACCCCCAGTGGCCAGGTCATGGAGGGCCAGGCGTTCTCCCTGTCCGTGGATCCCTCCGGCACTCCGCCGTTCACCTACCAGTGGAAGCGGGACGGGGTGGATATCCCGGGAGCCACCGGCACCACCTTGTCGGTGGCGAGTGCCACGGTGAACCCGGCCAATCCCCAGCAGCCCTCCGTCTATTCGGTCAGCATCACCAACGAGGTGAACACGCTGACCGTTTCCTCGAGCATCCAGATTGTGCCGGGATTCGTGTGGACCGCGGCAGGCGGCGGCACATGGGACGAGGGGATCACCACCAGTTGGAAGACCCTCACCACCGGCACGCCGACCACCTACGGGAACTACGGCTTCGTGCGGTTCGATGACACCGCCTCGTCCGGGAATATCGCGTTGTCCGGAGCCATCTCCCCGGTGGCGACGACCTTCAAGAACAACACCCTGACCTACACCCTCACGGGAAGCCCGATCACAGGGAACACCGGCGTGGTCATGCAGGGCAATGGCCGCACCGTGCTGGCCACCGACAACACCTATACCGGCCTCACGGACGTGCAGAGCGGCGTGCTCCAGATCGGAGATGGCACCACCGGTTCCATTCCCGGCACCAATGCCGTGACGATCACCGGCGGGGAACTCCGGCTCAATCCCGCCGCGGGTTTCACCTATGCCTCCCCGACGACCCTCGCCTCCGGCATGCTCTCCTTCAAGGGCACCGGAGATGTCACCACCACCGGCATCATCAACGGCGCGGCGGGCAGTGAGCTCTTCGACCGAGCAGGCACCATCACCATCGCCGCTCGGAACACTCCCGGCGGGATCGTCACCATCAATGCCGGCACCGTGTTGCTGGACGGTGCCCAGCAGTTCAACCGCATGAAGGCGAACCAGACGGTGATCGTGAACAGCGGGGGGATCCTGGAGCTCCATGGCGTGAACTCGCTGCCGAGCGCGGCCAATTCGATCAACCTCACCTTGGGTGGCGGCAGGCTCAACGTTGTGTCCGGTGGCAGCACCGCGACGGGAGTTGACGGGGAAAGCCACAACCACATCGGAAACATCACGCTGAATGGAGGTACCATCCACCTCGACTACTCGGGAGCTGGCGATGCCTACGATGGCGAGAGCTTCCAGTTGAATGGGGATTTGGCCACCGTGGGGGACAGTCCCTCCTTGATCGAGCTCAATGCCGCCACCTGCACCTCCGGGAACTCCGGCATTGCGCTCGCCGGTGCCCGTTCCTTCGTCGTCAACGACGTCACCACCAGTCCGGCTGCGGACCTGACGGTGAACGTCGAGATCGAGGACAACGATGACGGCGGGGGCTCGCTGGTGAAGGCGGGTTCCGGGACCCTCGCGATCGGCTACGAAAACAACTACACCGGTGGCACCACCGTCTCCGAGGGCACGTTGCTCGTGAACAACACGTCCGGTTCGGGCACCGGCCCCGGGACTGTTTCGGTGCAGTCGGGTGGGACTATCGGCGGCTCCGGCACGATCGGCGGGGTGATGACGGTGGCGGGCACGATTGCTCCCGGCAGCAACGGCGCTGGCACGCTCGGCACCTCCGCGGTGGCTCTCTCCGGCACCTATGCCTGTGAGGTTGCCGGCTCCGCATCGGACCTTTTGTTGGTTTCCGGTGATCTCGATCTCACCGGCGCGAGCCTTTCGGTCTCGGTGCTTCCCGGAGGCTTCACCGCTTCGTCGTACGTGATCGCTCAATATTCCGGCAGCCTGACCGGCACCTTTACCAGCGTGCCCGCGGGCTATGTGGTGCAGTATTACCAAGGTCCCGGAGGAAACCAGATCACGCTCTCCCAGCAGGCTTCCGGCGGCTACGGGGCATGGGCTACGGCCCACGCGGGTGGTCAGGCGGCGAACCTGGACTTCGATGGCGATGGCGTCTCCAACGGCGTGGAGTATTTCATGGGGGCGAATGGCGCGGGCTTCACGGCCCAGCCGGCTCCCGTGAACGGAGTGGTCACCTGGCCGCGCGATCCTTCCGCCACCGTGACCTCGTTCAAGATCCAGGTTTCCGACACACTCGCGGCCGGTAGCTGGACGGACATCGTGCCGCCCAACGCGAGCATCGACCTGGGCAATCCGAACCAGGTGAAATTCACCATGCCTTCCGGCGCTCAGAAGAAATTCTGCCGCCTGGTGGTCACCCCGTGA
- a CDS encoding glycosyl hydrolase family 8, with translation MIRPSAFTQEQQDTDVRAAYDAWKKDYVKEAGKDAATGKTLYRIAMGKTAPKVEVTVSEGQGYGMVIAALMAGHDPEARGLFDGLFLFAKGHPDKRTPGLMQWRVPLESPDGGGGTSAFDGDADIAQGLILAHAQWGKGGAIAYLEEAKRVIAAQLKGCIGPQSRLPLLGNWVASDGKKSNQSTPRSSDFLPSHFRVWAKVSGDPVWNTVAENCSAVVDALQKNHSPDTGLLPDFIINADPPSAAKPAGPKFLEGEHDGAYFYNAGRDPWRLALDGLLNGNARSTAQARKMAVWLRRSTGGDSGKIKAGYKLDGTPLPGSDYFSSFFSSPFGVAAMLDPEGQAMLDSIYGKARSTRQSYYEDTVNLLCLLAMSGNYWDSPAE, from the coding sequence GTGATCCGCCCGTCCGCATTCACCCAGGAGCAACAGGACACCGATGTCCGGGCTGCCTACGATGCCTGGAAAAAAGACTACGTGAAGGAGGCGGGCAAGGACGCCGCCACCGGCAAGACCCTCTATCGGATCGCCATGGGGAAGACCGCGCCGAAGGTGGAGGTCACGGTGTCCGAAGGGCAGGGCTACGGGATGGTGATCGCGGCGCTCATGGCCGGTCACGATCCGGAGGCGCGGGGGCTTTTCGATGGGTTGTTTCTTTTCGCAAAGGGCCATCCCGACAAGCGGACTCCGGGGCTGATGCAGTGGCGGGTGCCCTTGGAGTCACCGGATGGCGGCGGGGGTACCAGCGCCTTCGATGGCGACGCGGACATCGCGCAGGGCTTGATCCTGGCCCACGCGCAGTGGGGGAAGGGAGGGGCGATTGCGTATCTGGAGGAGGCCAAGAGGGTGATCGCGGCCCAGTTGAAGGGCTGTATTGGACCGCAAAGCCGCCTCCCGCTGCTCGGAAACTGGGTGGCGTCCGATGGCAAGAAATCCAACCAGTCCACCCCGCGCAGCTCGGACTTTCTGCCGTCCCACTTCCGGGTCTGGGCGAAGGTTTCCGGCGATCCGGTCTGGAATACGGTGGCGGAAAACTGCTCGGCGGTGGTGGACGCGTTGCAGAAGAACCACAGCCCGGACACCGGGTTGCTGCCCGATTTCATCATCAACGCCGATCCGCCCTCCGCCGCGAAACCCGCGGGACCGAAGTTCCTGGAAGGGGAGCATGATGGCGCGTATTTCTACAATGCCGGCCGCGACCCATGGCGCCTGGCGCTCGATGGCCTGCTCAATGGCAACGCCAGGTCCACCGCACAGGCACGGAAAATGGCCGTGTGGCTGCGCCGCTCCACGGGCGGGGATTCGGGCAAGATCAAGGCGGGGTATAAGCTGGACGGCACACCCTTGCCCGGCAGTGACTACTTCAGCAGCTTCTTCTCCTCGCCCTTCGGCGTGGCGGCGATGCTGGATCCGGAAGGGCAGGCGATGCTGGATTCCATCTACGGCAAAGCCCGTAGCACGCGCCAATCCTACTACGAGGACACCGTGAACCTGCTGTGCCTGCTGGCGATGAGCGGGAATTATTGGGACTCTCCCGCGGAGTGA
- a CDS encoding AI-2E family transporter — MSRFPTRFQQKTLWNAATGLGLLVLGALLVGFTWLVGQMFGFLQPVLIPLLIAGVIAYLLDPVVVWLEKRGMKRLWAVMIVFFALLLTFGGMAAALVPGIKSGKQALQKVFQPNKQAPQDSPDDDKHLIPQLVSSLRKLRSEHPSDPIGWALTEVDDHDDPVAKPSEAETLEFLATTRVGRMFFENKDTILSTGRSWLSTGTSKVLAFLGLVLGMIMVPVYLFFFLKESAAIRDHWHDYVPLKASRFKTELVDCLKEINGYLISFFRGQVLVALIDGVLVGIGLTIYGLPYGLLVGAFMAILGVIPYIGNILCLVPACIIGYLHAQGVAPWGLGPTGYVIGVVAIFVGVQQINSLVTAPKIVGDSVGLHPLTVIFSMLFWSLVLGGFVGALLAVPLTAAVKVLFRRYIWERQLKEDAETAGVPRMFDD, encoded by the coding sequence ATGTCCCGCTTCCCCACCCGCTTCCAGCAAAAAACCCTCTGGAACGCCGCCACCGGCCTCGGGCTGCTCGTGCTCGGTGCGTTGTTGGTGGGCTTCACCTGGCTGGTGGGACAGATGTTCGGCTTCCTGCAGCCGGTTCTCATCCCGCTGCTCATCGCCGGCGTGATCGCCTACCTGCTCGATCCGGTCGTGGTGTGGCTGGAGAAGCGCGGGATGAAGCGCCTGTGGGCGGTGATGATCGTCTTCTTCGCCCTGCTGCTCACCTTCGGCGGCATGGCCGCGGCCTTGGTGCCCGGCATCAAAAGCGGCAAGCAGGCGCTCCAGAAGGTTTTCCAGCCGAACAAGCAAGCCCCACAGGACAGCCCCGACGACGACAAGCATCTGATCCCGCAGCTCGTCAGCTCCCTCCGGAAACTCCGCTCCGAGCACCCTTCCGACCCCATCGGCTGGGCGCTCACCGAGGTGGACGATCACGACGACCCCGTCGCCAAGCCGTCCGAAGCGGAAACCCTCGAATTCCTCGCCACCACCCGCGTCGGCCGGATGTTCTTCGAAAACAAGGACACCATTCTTTCCACCGGCCGCTCGTGGCTGAGCACCGGCACCAGCAAGGTGCTCGCCTTCCTCGGCCTCGTCCTCGGCATGATCATGGTGCCGGTTTACCTCTTCTTCTTCCTGAAGGAATCCGCCGCCATCCGCGACCACTGGCACGACTACGTCCCGCTGAAGGCCTCCCGTTTCAAGACCGAGCTGGTCGATTGCCTGAAGGAGATCAACGGCTACCTCATCTCGTTCTTCCGCGGCCAGGTGCTGGTGGCGCTCATCGACGGCGTGCTGGTCGGCATCGGCCTGACCATTTACGGCCTGCCCTACGGCCTGCTGGTGGGTGCCTTCATGGCCATCCTCGGCGTGATCCCCTACATCGGCAACATCCTGTGCCTGGTGCCCGCCTGCATCATCGGCTACCTCCACGCCCAGGGCGTGGCCCCGTGGGGCCTCGGACCCACCGGCTACGTGATCGGGGTGGTGGCCATCTTCGTGGGTGTACAGCAGATCAACTCGCTGGTGACCGCGCCCAAGATCGTGGGCGACTCGGTGGGCCTCCATCCGCTGACGGTGATCTTCTCGATGCTGTTCTGGTCGCTGGTGCTCGGCGGCTTCGTCGGTGCCCTGCTGGCCGTGCCCCTCACCGCCGCCGTGAAGGTGCTCTTCCGCCGCTACATCTGGGAACGCCAGCTCAAGGAGGACGCCGAAACCGCCGGAGTTCCGAGGATGTTCGACGATTGA
- a CDS encoding DUF6172 family protein, with the protein MKKTFPLQVEGLKPPRVVEAIKHDIRKYVKRERRKALPEGVDFWDFHCRVGAEAANTKAIHVDDIPREIDEAAKAEQAGIYIEILAAPGTRSKKPQS; encoded by the coding sequence GTGAAGAAGACGTTCCCGCTCCAGGTCGAAGGATTGAAGCCCCCGCGCGTGGTGGAGGCCATCAAGCACGACATCCGGAAATACGTGAAGCGGGAGCGCCGCAAGGCCCTGCCGGAAGGCGTCGATTTCTGGGATTTCCACTGCCGGGTGGGTGCCGAGGCAGCCAACACCAAGGCCATTCACGTGGACGACATCCCGCGTGAGATCGACGAGGCGGCCAAGGCCGAGCAAGCCGGAATCTACATCGAGATCCTCGCCGCCCCGGGCACCCGCTCGAAGAAGCCGCAGAGCTGA
- a CDS encoding family 1 glycosylhydrolase, with translation MPFPLNFLFGTANADHQVEAHDPAREDVWDLWERTQGLSPRGRATDFWNRYEEDIAAAAAMGCKLFRFSTAWARVETAEGRFDPEALAHYRRLAECIRGHGMQVMLTLHHFVWPVWLERDHGGMIGKRFPDLFARYADRVAEALGDLVDYWITFNEPSQLTFGYIKPWWRNRYYMPPGLPRGEEVDEEAAAVGRLVPSLFRAHARARVAIQARRSEAKVGVNPLVTGFPTWLQMLMDWAACHRRLSEALFKFTTRGALVGERAKVDLVIGGITAGRHDRFESSDPYLRTGKAVLVRTDWPGEGIDSLVERRVGVLGIGNQPDGWKRDLPPSAKKRIFANYDEARGALASGAVEAVYGDAPYLIPHGLEESASFRFLVSGLSDESYVVLAPNGHGDLLERVNRVVATFQREVTAAREEPWIHPAAPLGEDKLPPVSLAEVLWGPAENEAPGQGRGRSMKRIRRRGRIRIGLRKDTPGLSPACRGEGLELLLARRIAHQVMGDENLLEIVPLEPSRRAKALASKTSWLNWAWRFWGTTSLIANANWWYLGTSGRLPVELCPDEAVGAQDFVGLDYYWGLPTRKLHRFRSLEDAAHGKFIQAPVWPQGLFHALQRFHRWFPDQELFIVENGSVPEANGIPRGEYLRLHLAQVERALDKGVPVRGYNCWSITSNREWGHPFDPNTDFGLYFVDLDKDPSLRRVETDEVRVYRDIIDAGTSRQAEKG, from the coding sequence ATGCCCTTTCCCCTGAACTTCCTTTTCGGCACCGCGAACGCGGACCACCAGGTGGAGGCGCACGATCCGGCGCGGGAGGATGTGTGGGATCTGTGGGAGCGCACCCAGGGGCTTTCGCCCCGTGGACGGGCCACGGATTTCTGGAACCGCTACGAGGAGGATATCGCGGCGGCCGCGGCGATGGGCTGCAAGTTGTTCCGCTTCTCGACCGCGTGGGCACGGGTGGAAACGGCGGAGGGGCGGTTCGATCCGGAGGCGCTGGCCCACTACCGGCGGCTGGCGGAGTGCATCCGCGGCCATGGCATGCAGGTGATGCTCACGCTGCACCACTTCGTCTGGCCGGTGTGGTTGGAGCGGGACCACGGCGGGATGATCGGGAAGCGGTTCCCGGATCTCTTCGCCCGTTATGCCGACCGGGTGGCGGAGGCGCTGGGGGATTTGGTCGACTACTGGATCACCTTCAATGAGCCGAGCCAGCTCACCTTCGGCTACATCAAGCCGTGGTGGCGGAACCGCTACTACATGCCGCCGGGATTGCCGCGTGGTGAGGAAGTGGACGAGGAGGCGGCGGCGGTGGGGCGGCTGGTGCCTTCCCTTTTCCGGGCGCATGCCCGGGCCCGGGTGGCGATCCAAGCGCGGCGGTCCGAAGCGAAGGTGGGCGTGAATCCCCTGGTGACCGGCTTTCCGACGTGGCTCCAGATGCTCATGGATTGGGCGGCCTGCCACCGGCGGTTGTCCGAGGCGCTTTTCAAATTCACCACCCGTGGCGCCCTGGTGGGCGAGCGTGCGAAGGTGGATCTCGTGATCGGCGGTATCACTGCCGGGCGGCACGATCGCTTCGAGTCCAGCGACCCGTATCTGCGCACCGGCAAGGCGGTGCTGGTGCGGACGGATTGGCCGGGTGAGGGAATCGATTCACTCGTGGAGCGGCGCGTGGGGGTGCTCGGCATTGGCAACCAGCCGGACGGATGGAAACGGGACCTGCCGCCTTCTGCGAAAAAGCGGATCTTTGCCAACTATGATGAAGCCCGTGGTGCCCTGGCCTCCGGAGCGGTGGAGGCCGTGTATGGGGATGCTCCTTACCTCATACCGCACGGGTTGGAGGAGAGCGCTTCGTTCCGGTTTCTTGTCAGCGGGTTGAGCGACGAGTCCTACGTGGTGCTTGCTCCGAACGGCCACGGCGACCTGTTGGAGCGGGTGAACCGGGTGGTGGCCACGTTCCAGCGCGAGGTCACGGCGGCCCGGGAGGAGCCGTGGATTCACCCCGCGGCGCCATTGGGAGAGGACAAGCTGCCGCCGGTTTCGTTGGCGGAGGTGTTGTGGGGGCCGGCGGAGAACGAAGCACCGGGGCAGGGGCGGGGACGCTCGATGAAGCGCATCCGCCGCCGCGGGCGCATCCGCATCGGCCTGCGCAAGGACACGCCGGGGCTTTCACCCGCGTGCCGCGGGGAGGGGCTCGAGCTTCTGCTGGCGCGGCGCATCGCCCACCAGGTGATGGGGGACGAGAATCTGTTGGAGATCGTGCCACTTGAGCCCTCCCGCCGGGCGAAGGCATTGGCTTCGAAAACGAGCTGGCTGAACTGGGCGTGGCGGTTCTGGGGCACCACCAGTCTGATCGCGAATGCGAACTGGTGGTATCTCGGAACCTCGGGCCGGCTGCCGGTCGAGTTGTGCCCGGACGAGGCGGTCGGCGCGCAGGATTTCGTGGGGCTGGACTACTATTGGGGCCTGCCCACCCGGAAACTCCACCGCTTCCGCTCGCTGGAGGATGCGGCGCACGGCAAGTTCATCCAAGCGCCGGTGTGGCCACAGGGGCTTTTCCACGCGTTGCAGCGGTTCCACCGTTGGTTCCCGGACCAGGAATTGTTCATCGTGGAAAACGGCAGCGTGCCGGAGGCAAATGGCATCCCCCGTGGCGAGTACCTGCGGCTCCACCTCGCGCAGGTGGAGCGCGCGCTCGACAAGGGCGTGCCGGTGCGCGGCTACAATTGCTGGTCCATCACCTCGAACCGCGAATGGGGGCACCCCTTCGATCCGAATACCGATTTCGGGCTCTACTTCGTGGATCTCGACAAGGATCCGTCTCTTCGTCGCGTGGAGACCGACGAGGTGCGGGTTTACCGCGACATCATCGACGCGGGTACCTCCCGTCAGGCGGAGAAGGGCTGA